A single Micromonospora sp. CCTCC AA 2012012 DNA region contains:
- a CDS encoding HhH-GPD family protein, whose product MSEPTFATLVSRWYEENARDLPWRKPDTTAWAILVSEVMLQQTPVVRVLPAWEAWLARWPVPAALAADTPAEAIRMWGRLGYPRRAVRLRDCAVAIVERHGGEVPEKLDQLLALPGVGTYTARAVAAFAFGQRHPVVDTNVRRVVCRAIAGEPDAGPATRPADLVATEELLPAEPAAAALASAAFMELGAVVCTARSPRCPACPVERVCAWRASGQVAPAGPTRRPQRYAGTDRQVRGLLLAVLREATGPVPHQRLDQVWTDDVQRARALAGLVTDGLVEPVGEESFRLTGDGPAVPLPHP is encoded by the coding sequence ATGTCTGAACCCACTTTCGCCACCCTGGTCAGCCGGTGGTACGAGGAGAACGCCCGCGACCTGCCGTGGCGCAAGCCCGACACCACCGCGTGGGCGATCCTGGTCAGCGAGGTCATGCTCCAGCAGACCCCGGTCGTCCGGGTGCTGCCCGCCTGGGAGGCGTGGCTGGCCCGCTGGCCGGTGCCGGCCGCGCTCGCCGCGGACACCCCGGCCGAGGCGATCCGGATGTGGGGACGACTCGGCTACCCCCGCCGGGCGGTACGCCTGCGCGACTGCGCGGTGGCGATCGTGGAGCGGCACGGCGGCGAGGTGCCGGAGAAGCTGGACCAGCTGCTGGCGCTGCCCGGGGTCGGCACGTACACGGCCCGGGCGGTGGCGGCGTTCGCGTTCGGGCAGCGGCACCCGGTGGTCGACACGAACGTGCGTCGGGTGGTCTGCCGGGCGATCGCGGGCGAGCCGGACGCCGGACCGGCCACTCGACCCGCCGACCTGGTCGCCACCGAGGAACTACTCCCGGCCGAGCCGGCCGCGGCGGCGCTGGCCAGCGCGGCGTTCATGGAACTCGGGGCGGTGGTCTGCACCGCCCGGTCACCCCGCTGCCCGGCCTGCCCGGTCGAGCGGGTGTGCGCGTGGCGAGCCTCCGGTCAGGTCGCCCCGGCCGGCCCGACCCGACGCCCCCAGCGGTACGCGGGCACCGACCGGCAGGTACGCGGCCTCCTCCTGGCCGTCCTGCGTGAGGCCACCGGCCCGGTGCCGCACCAGCGCCTCGACCAGGTCTGGACCGACGACGTGCAACGGGCGCGGGCCCTGGCCGGGCTGGTCACCGACGGCCTGGTCGAACCGGTCGGCGAGGAGTCCTTCCGCCTCACCGGCGACGGCCCCGCCGTCCCGCTCCCCCACCCATAA
- a CDS encoding glycine cleavage system transcriptional repressor, whose product MNELAITVIGRDRPGIVADVAEALARLGANLTDSTMTRLRGHFAMTLICVGPAAADVEAALAPLAADGQLLATVRAVTPDGETAPAGEPYVLAVHGADRMGIVAAMTRVLADAGGNVTDLSTRLTGSLYVVVAEVELPPGSSDEVAGRLARTAADLGVGVSLRPADTDLL is encoded by the coding sequence ATGAACGAGCTCGCGATCACCGTCATCGGCCGGGACCGGCCCGGCATCGTGGCCGACGTGGCCGAGGCGCTCGCCCGGCTCGGCGCGAACCTCACCGACTCCACGATGACCCGCCTGCGCGGACACTTCGCGATGACGCTGATCTGCGTGGGCCCGGCCGCCGCCGACGTCGAGGCCGCGCTGGCCCCGCTCGCCGCCGACGGCCAACTGCTGGCCACCGTACGCGCGGTCACCCCCGACGGTGAGACGGCGCCGGCCGGTGAGCCGTACGTGCTGGCGGTCCACGGCGCGGACCGGATGGGCATCGTCGCGGCGATGACCCGGGTGCTGGCCGACGCGGGCGGCAACGTGACGGACCTGAGCACCCGGCTGACCGGCTCGCTCTACGTGGTGGTGGCCGAGGTGGAGTTGCCGCCGGGCAGCTCCGACGAGGTGGCCGGCCGGTTGGCGCGTACGGCTGCCGACCTGGGGGTCGGCGTCAGCCTGCGCCCGGCGGACACGGACCTGCTGTGA
- a CDS encoding peptide deformylase has product MTAEEYVGLGGWTPDALAAPGVVRPVVCAPEAVLSRPGPEVDPTSDEVIQLAADLVATMRVSPGCVGLAAPQVGVAAQVFAVDVTGHPKAVTVHGVFVLCNARVVEASRWKAGREGCMSVPDLTGDVKRASRLVVEGALPGTGRPVRLVTDGFEARALQHEIDHCAGLLFLDRVASAHAIYQRKVYL; this is encoded by the coding sequence GTGACGGCGGAGGAGTACGTCGGCCTCGGCGGCTGGACCCCCGACGCGCTCGCCGCGCCGGGGGTGGTCCGTCCGGTGGTCTGCGCCCCCGAGGCGGTGCTGAGCCGTCCCGGGCCGGAGGTGGACCCGACCTCGGACGAGGTGATCCAGTTGGCAGCCGACCTGGTCGCCACGATGCGGGTTTCGCCGGGCTGTGTGGGTCTCGCCGCGCCGCAGGTGGGGGTGGCCGCCCAGGTCTTCGCGGTCGACGTGACGGGGCATCCCAAGGCGGTCACCGTGCACGGCGTCTTCGTGCTCTGCAACGCGCGGGTGGTGGAGGCCAGCCGGTGGAAGGCCGGGCGGGAGGGCTGCATGTCGGTGCCCGACCTGACCGGTGACGTGAAGCGGGCCAGCCGGCTGGTGGTCGAGGGCGCACTCCCCGGTACGGGCCGACCGGTCCGGCTGGTCACCGACGGCTTCGAGGCGCGGGCGTTGCAGCACGAGATCGATCACTGCGCCGGCCTGCTCTTCCTCGACCGGGTCGCCAGCGCACACGCCATCTACCAGCGCAAGGTCTATCTCTGA